From the genome of Pelosinus fermentans DSM 17108:
TTTTTCTGTAGGGGTTACTTCAAGACCCGTCTCCCCTTTGCTGATTTCAATATGAGATAACATTTTTCCTTGTGCTTGGGCTGCTGAAATGGACTGTCTGGCAGCACTAGTTGCTTGTTCATGGCTAATCGTATCGTCAGACACTGTAATTCTAATATTTCCTATGATTAGTTTATACATAGAATACACCTCCCAAGAAAAAATATATGCATTTAAAAAAAATATAGAACTAGATAGTAGACACCAATAGTGTTAATTTGACTTTCAAGATAGGGTGGGATATAATATTATCTAAGTCCTAAGATACAGAGTAGTAGGCTTTATTTATGGTGCAGAAAGTTGGCGGATGATGCGAGCCAGCCCTTAAATCCGCTGAACTCACTGTGGAGGATCAGCTATGAATTAGTAATAGCTGACGCTTGATTAGTGTTAACAATCATTGAGAGGATGGCAACAGCTGTCAATCAGGGTGGTATCGCGGGTGTATATAACTCGTCCCTGGCTAATAAGCCAAGGGGCGGTTTTTTATTTTTTATAAATAGGAGGATTTTAAATGAACGAAAGATATAATCCTAAAGAAATTGAATCTAAATGGCAGAAATACTGGGCTGAAAATAATGCTTTTAAAACGGAACTCAATCGTCAGCGTCCAGAATATTATGTTTTAGAAATGTTTCCTTATCCTTCCGGCAATTTACATATGGGTCATGTTCGCAACTATTCTATTGGTGATGTAATTGCGAGATTCAAAAGCATGCAAGGTTATAATGTACTTCATCCTATGGGATGGGATTCTTTTGGGATGCCTGCTGAAAATGCGGCGATCAAGCATGGTGTTCATCCAGCAGAGTGGACCTGGGAAAATATTACCAACATGCGGCGTCAACAGCAGGAACTAGGCTTATCTTATGATTGGGATCGAGAAGTGGCAACCTGTCATCCTGATTATTATCGTTGGACTCAATGGTTGTTCTTATTGTTCGTAGAGCGTGGACTTGCCTATAAGAAGAAAGCTGCAGTGAATTGGTGTAATGAATGTAATACAGTGCTCGCAAATGAGCAAGTAATTGATGGTGCTTGCTGGCGCTGCGATTCTGTCGTAGTTAAAAAAGAATTAGAACAGTGGTTTTTCAAAATTACAGACTATGCGGACCGGCTTTTAAATGATCTTAGTGAGCTGAAGGGGTGGCCTGAGAGAGTTAAAACGATGCAGGAAAATTGGATTGGTCGTAGTGAAGGTGCAGAATTCAGCTTTGCTGTGGCAGGTTCTGAAGAAAAAATTGCTGTATATACCACACGGCATGATACGGCTTTTGGTGTAAGTTATGTAGTCTTGGCGCCGGAGCATAAATTAGTAGAAAAGCTGATTGCTGGTAAAGACAATGCAGGAGAAATTCGTCAATTTGTTGATAAAGTACGCAATATGAGTGAGATTAGCCGAACCTCCAGTGAATTTGAAAAAGAAGGTATATTTACAGGGGCTTATGCTGTAAATCCCTTCACTGGTCAAGAGGTGCCAATTTGGGTAGCAAATTATGTTTTGGTGGAATATGGTACTGGGGCAGTTATGGGTGTTCCAGCTCATGATGAACGAGACTGGCAATTTGCCAATAAATATAATTTAACCAAAAAGATCGTTGTACAGCCTGAAGGGCAGGAATTGGCACTAGACACGATGGAAGGCGCATACAGCGGCGATGGTATCATGGTCAATTCTGGGCAGTTTAGTGGCATGGAGAGTGAAGCAGGTAAAGTAGCAATTGCAAAGTGGTTAGAAGAGCAAGGCTACGGCAAGCGTCATGTAAATTATCGTTTGCGTGATTGGCTGGTATCTCGTCAACGCTATTGGGGAGCACCAATTCCTCTTATCAATTGTGCTGACTGTGGTAGTGTGCCTGTTCCAAAGGAGCAGTTACCTGTTTTATTGCCCGAAAATGTAAATTTTGCTGCAGGATCGGTTTCGCCGTTAGCCAAGGTAGAAGAGTTTGTAAATTGTACATGCCCTAAATGTGGCGGCCCTGCGAAGCGTGAGACTGATACGATGGATACTTTTATTTG
Proteins encoded in this window:
- the leuS gene encoding leucine--tRNA ligase, with the protein product MNERYNPKEIESKWQKYWAENNAFKTELNRQRPEYYVLEMFPYPSGNLHMGHVRNYSIGDVIARFKSMQGYNVLHPMGWDSFGMPAENAAIKHGVHPAEWTWENITNMRRQQQELGLSYDWDREVATCHPDYYRWTQWLFLLFVERGLAYKKKAAVNWCNECNTVLANEQVIDGACWRCDSVVVKKELEQWFFKITDYADRLLNDLSELKGWPERVKTMQENWIGRSEGAEFSFAVAGSEEKIAVYTTRHDTAFGVSYVVLAPEHKLVEKLIAGKDNAGEIRQFVDKVRNMSEISRTSSEFEKEGIFTGAYAVNPFTGQEVPIWVANYVLVEYGTGAVMGVPAHDERDWQFANKYNLTKKIVVQPEGQELALDTMEGAYSGDGIMVNSGQFSGMESEAGKVAIAKWLEEQGYGKRHVNYRLRDWLVSRQRYWGAPIPLINCADCGSVPVPKEQLPVLLPENVNFAAGSVSPLAKVEEFVNCTCPKCGGPAKRETDTMDTFICSSWYYMRYADPKNTNLPFDSSKADYWAPVDQYIGGIEHAILHLLYSRFFTKVLKDAGLVNVNEPFKNLLTQGMVIKDGSKMSKSKGNVVSPEEIIAKYGADTARLFILFAAPPERDLEWNDQGVEGSYRFLGRLWRIVDHYASFMAGEESGYDNNTLSKEERNLRRVLHATIKKVTEDIGDRFNFNTAISSIMELVNAMYTAKDQNLAVNPGLVRELVSSLLCLLAPFAPHITEELWSETIGQGSVHKHIWPVFDEEAIKLEEVEIVVQINGKVREKIVVSATLTSKELEEKVLEQEKVQALLQEKQVIKVIAIAGKLVNIVIR